The nucleotide sequence TGCAGCCCGTACCTGTGATCATATGTGGATTAAAACCTTTCAATGATTACATCCATCATTTTAGATGCAATGTAATAGGCTATTAATGAATATAACGCTCTATCCCAGCTGAAGATAAAACCTGCACTGCAAAAAATGAAGAAATTTATAAACATAATGATCTTGCCAATAGAAAAAGAGATTCTTTGGTTAAGCAAAATCCCCAAAATTTCTGTCCCATCAAGAGATCCACCGTACCGGATTACTACTCCAACACCAATCCCTAGGAAGGTTCCTCCCAGAACCGATGCTAACAATAGATTTTCAGTTGGAACAGGTACATTGTAAAGAAAAAACGTTCCGAACGATAATATACCTATCCCTAATAAGGTTGTTAGTACAAATTTTTTGCCGATTTTTTTATAGCCTAGATATAGAAAAGGAAGGTTTAAAATCAATAGAAGCAATTCTAATTTCAAATCTGTTAAATAGGATATAATGATTGAAATACCGACGATCCCACCATCAATAATATGATTCGGCACTAAAAAAATCTTTAATCCGAGAGATACAAAAAAAGCACCTAACGCAACAAACAAGGCATGCATCATTCGCTCGGCTTTTGGTAACTTGCTTCGTTCCAACTGACCATCTTCCAGCGGCACATACTTTATCAGTATAAGTGCCGGTAATAAAAATCCAACGCTCCCCTCAAAAAAAGCGACCAATCTAGACCAGCCAATTGGAACGATGCCTCCATAGACACCGTAGAATAAGGTCGTTGCACTTAATTGCAGGGAGTTCAATAATTTTTCCAAGAGTAGTTTCTTATGATCGTTGAATGGAAAGGGGGCGATTAATGATCCTAAACCCAAGAGATCTAAGAGGAAGTAGATAAAACTAAATGTCACTAAGACATTTATATAAAGAAATAAAAAAATGATTAATATATAAATTTTTCCTTCTCTTTGTGTATGTGAGAACATCTAGTCGCTTTCCCCTCTCATTTGATAGACAAGTCATTGTAAATTCTATGATAGAATTTTTATTCC is from Bacillus sp. PK3_68 and encodes:
- a CDS encoding YitT family protein; this encodes MEKLLNSLQLSATTLFYGVYGGIVPIGWSRLVAFFEGSVGFLLPALILIKYVPLEDGQLERSKLPKAERMMHALFVALGAFFVSLGLKIFLVPNHIIDGGIVGISIIISYLTDLKLELLLLILNLPFLYLGYKKIGKKFVLTTLLGIGILSFGTFFLYNVPVPTENLLLASVLGGTFLGIGVGVVIRYGGSLDGTEILGILLNQRISFSIGKIIMFINFFIFCSAGFIFSWDRALYSLIAYYIASKMMDVIIERF